Below is a window of Halobaculum lipolyticum DNA.
ATCGAGGACGCCCGGGACGGCGGGAGCGAGCGCTGGGGCGAGTGGGTACACGGGGTGAACCTCGCACACGACAGCGACGAGTTCAGCGACAACGGGGTCGTGGGCGACCCGACCGACGGGGACGCCGCGCTCGGGGCGGAACTGCTGGCGCGGGCGAGCGACGCGCTCGTCGACGTCGCCGACGCGGTGGCGGAGCGGGAGCGATAGCGGGACCCCGACCACGTCGGCCGAGTCGGGGACGTCGTACCGGTCGGCGGCTTACGCCTCCGCCCCCTCCTCGCCGTCGGCGTCCGCGTCGGCGTCGACGCCCTCGGCGTGGGCCTCCTCCAGATCGCTTTTCAGCTGCGGGACGACGCTCGTCAGTTCGCCCACCTGCTCGTGTGCCTCCTCCAGCGTCTCGACGAACTCCTGCAGCGACTCGATCTCGTCGGCGAGGTCGTCGGCGTCGTCGAACGCACCGGCGCGCTCGCCCATCACGTACTGCTTCTTCGCCTGCCGGAGTTCCTCGACGGCGTCGCCGGTGTCCAGCGCCGAGCGGAGCCCGTTGAGCGCGCCGAGCACGTTGTCGGCGTCCGTCTCCCAGACCGCGTCCGCGGTCGGCAGCGTCGCCTTCGCGCTCGCGAGGTGCGCCTCGACGTCCGCGCGCATCTCGTCGGCCGCTTCCCCGAACAGGTCGTCGTCGTCGAAGGTAGACTGCGCCATGCCCGCGGATTCGTCGGGGACGTTCTTAAACGGTCGCCCGAAAGTGAAAGTGAAATCCGGCCGGATTCGCGTCGAGGCGCTCGGAATCGGGGTTCGAGCGCTCGGACCGGTGCGCGGTCAGTTCGTCGCGTCGGTGTCGGCGGGGACGTCGCCGTCGG
It encodes the following:
- a CDS encoding DUF5790 family protein; the protein is MAQSTFDDDDLFGEAADEMRADVEAHLASAKATLPTADAVWETDADNVLGALNGLRSALDTGDAVEELRQAKKQYVMGERAGAFDDADDLADEIESLQEFVETLEEAHEQVGELTSVVPQLKSDLEEAHAEGVDADADADGEEGAEA